A part of Citrifermentans bremense genomic DNA contains:
- a CDS encoding substrate-binding domain-containing protein, with protein sequence MLTSRFISLLMALAFLVAPGCSKEEPKKIDLGKREVLKNADRAKTGVIRIAVGGMITPKEGLAYYREFLDYIGDELGKPVEYVDIPSYEETNKMLENRNIDAAIVCSGPYVDGHKKFGLELLAAPKAFGAAVYYSYIIVPKESSAKALDDLKGKTFAFTDPLSNSGKLVPEYLLAKKGYSSSTFFSKTVYSGSHDKSIQAVAGALVDGAAVDSLIWEYLARTKPEMTAKTRIILRSEPYTTPPFVAHPAMNPSVKEKLRTILLTAHTTPKGREILEKMMTERYVAVEDRDYDSVRDMKKWVSGRQKER encoded by the coding sequence ATGCTGACCAGCCGGTTCATATCGTTGCTGATGGCTCTGGCTTTCCTTGTTGCTCCAGGATGCAGCAAAGAAGAGCCTAAGAAAATCGACCTGGGCAAAAGGGAAGTCCTGAAGAACGCTGACAGAGCGAAAACTGGGGTGATCCGGATCGCGGTAGGCGGTATGATAACTCCCAAGGAGGGGCTCGCCTACTACCGCGAATTCCTCGACTACATTGGCGACGAACTCGGCAAGCCCGTGGAATACGTGGACATCCCGAGCTACGAGGAAACCAACAAGATGCTGGAGAACCGGAACATCGATGCCGCCATCGTCTGCAGCGGCCCCTATGTCGACGGTCACAAGAAGTTCGGCCTGGAACTTTTGGCCGCACCCAAAGCCTTTGGCGCTGCCGTTTATTATTCCTACATCATCGTTCCGAAAGAGAGCTCCGCGAAGGCCCTGGACGACCTGAAAGGGAAGACGTTCGCTTTCACGGATCCCCTCTCCAACAGCGGAAAGCTGGTGCCTGAGTACCTCCTCGCGAAGAAGGGGTACAGCTCAAGCACCTTTTTCAGCAAGACCGTCTATTCGGGCTCTCACGACAAGTCGATACAGGCCGTGGCCGGCGCGCTGGTCGACGGAGCTGCCGTGGACAGCCTCATCTGGGAATACCTCGCCAGGACCAAGCCCGAAATGACGGCGAAGACGCGGATCATCCTCAGGTCCGAGCCTTACACCACCCCGCCCTTCGTGGCCCACCCGGCGATGAATCCCTCAGTCAAGGAAAAGCTCCGCACCATCCTGCTCACCGCCCACACCACCCCTAAGGGGAGAGAAATCCTGGAAAAGATGATGACCGAACGCTATGTGGCGGTTGAAGACAGGGACTACGATTCGGTTCGCGACATGAAGAAATGGGTGTCGGGTCGGCAAAAGGAACGGTAG
- a CDS encoding response regulator: MRKPALNLRSKILAIFLAISLVTITGMIVIALLFIKPLLEAKLEKRGQSIAHAISYQCITPVLSRDFLQLDLFLREYANSENDVSYIYVTTAEGEVIAHSFGRTFPVALKELSRRAGKEANDITRLQTTEGDIIQISEPILDGHLGRLHVGMSLAPIQKDINEIIMSLISFAALFFFSSLLLLLFIDRWIVSPIFLIRSASLKVKAGDIDSRVAVRSRDEIGGLAEDFNGMLDAMKESRASLVQEKQLLAESENRLRKIIQQSPLSMALVNPDGAIEYINDYAVQTFGYQPQDIPHIKEWWLKAFPDPEYRKQVTGQWTALMKKAAAENGYIERREYQVTCKDGTQKTILIFGLLIDNEVFVVFEDISALKQVEKELRASKEHLDATINALPDLLFRIDREGHIYEARYSSANQLYLAPELFLGRRLTEVLPPEAAAVIMTALGEAVAKGSHRGAIYSLPLPQGERWYELSLAAMGRPDHPQTQFIVLARDITERRLAEQDRLKLEQQLLHAQKLESLGVLAGGIAHDFNNLLTAIVGNTDLALMRLAPESPVRDNLQRIEQAAGRAADLSKQMLAYSGKGRFVIETIDLNRLIREMTHMLEVSITKKAVLNFKLTDPLPTIEADATQLHQIIMNLIINASEAIDTESGVISIATGSMQCDRNYLNSIWMHEQLAEGLYVWLEITDTGCGMDAETVGKMFDPFFTTKFTGRGLGMAAVLGIIRGHKGAITVKSEPGRGAAFRVFLPAGGKPKDPANGGNRDEAGWRGKGTVLLVDDEQTVLDIGGEMLKELGFEVVTAMDGSEALELFKQDVERFSFIILDLTMPRLDGEQTYRQMRQLKPDVKVVMSSGYNEQEINQRLGGTGLAGFLQKPYNLSTLRDVIKEMK; this comes from the coding sequence ATGCGAAAGCCGGCCCTCAACCTGAGATCGAAGATACTCGCCATATTCCTGGCCATCTCCCTGGTGACCATAACCGGCATGATCGTGATCGCCCTGCTGTTCATCAAGCCGCTTCTGGAAGCGAAGCTTGAAAAGCGCGGCCAGTCGATAGCCCACGCCATCTCTTACCAGTGCATAACTCCGGTCCTCTCCAGGGATTTCCTGCAACTGGACCTGTTTTTACGCGAGTACGCCAACTCCGAAAACGACGTCTCCTACATCTATGTCACCACAGCTGAAGGCGAGGTCATCGCCCACTCCTTCGGCCGTACCTTCCCGGTGGCGCTGAAGGAGTTGAGCCGGCGGGCCGGGAAGGAGGCCAACGACATCACAAGGCTCCAGACGACGGAAGGGGACATAATACAGATATCCGAACCGATCCTCGACGGACACCTGGGCAGGCTGCATGTCGGAATGTCCCTCGCTCCGATACAAAAGGACATCAACGAGATCATCATGTCCCTCATAAGCTTCGCCGCCCTGTTTTTCTTCTCGTCTTTGCTGCTGTTACTGTTCATCGACAGGTGGATTGTAAGCCCCATATTCCTGATCAGGTCCGCCTCGCTGAAGGTCAAAGCGGGCGACATCGACAGCAGGGTTGCGGTGCGCTCCAGGGATGAGATCGGAGGCCTCGCCGAGGATTTCAACGGCATGCTCGACGCTATGAAGGAGTCCAGGGCATCGCTGGTTCAGGAGAAGCAACTGCTGGCCGAAAGCGAAAACAGGTTGAGGAAAATCATCCAGCAAAGCCCCTTATCCATGGCCCTTGTCAACCCGGACGGCGCCATAGAGTACATAAACGACTACGCCGTGCAGACCTTCGGTTACCAGCCTCAGGACATCCCCCACATCAAAGAGTGGTGGCTCAAGGCATTCCCCGATCCCGAGTACCGCAAGCAGGTGACCGGCCAGTGGACGGCACTCATGAAAAAAGCCGCCGCCGAAAACGGGTACATCGAGCGCCGGGAATACCAGGTCACCTGCAAGGACGGCACGCAGAAGACGATCCTCATTTTTGGGCTTTTGATCGACAACGAGGTCTTCGTCGTCTTCGAGGACATCAGTGCCCTGAAGCAGGTCGAGAAGGAGTTGAGAGCGTCGAAAGAGCACTTGGACGCCACTATCAACGCACTGCCCGATCTCCTGTTCAGGATCGACCGGGAAGGTCACATCTACGAAGCCCGCTATTCCAGCGCGAACCAGCTCTACCTCGCGCCGGAGCTCTTCCTAGGCAGGCGGCTGACAGAGGTACTGCCACCTGAGGCTGCAGCCGTCATAATGACCGCCCTTGGCGAGGCCGTCGCCAAGGGAAGCCATCGCGGCGCGATCTATTCGCTCCCCCTCCCCCAAGGAGAGCGGTGGTACGAACTCTCGTTGGCAGCGATGGGAAGGCCGGATCACCCGCAGACCCAATTCATCGTGCTTGCCCGCGACATCACGGAAAGGAGGCTTGCCGAGCAGGACCGGCTGAAACTCGAACAGCAACTGCTCCACGCCCAGAAGCTTGAGAGCCTGGGGGTACTGGCTGGGGGGATCGCCCATGACTTCAACAACCTGCTGACCGCCATCGTCGGCAACACAGATTTAGCCTTGATGCGCCTCGCCCCGGAGTCACCGGTACGGGACAACCTGCAACGCATCGAGCAGGCAGCCGGCCGTGCGGCGGATCTTTCCAAGCAGATGCTAGCGTACTCCGGCAAAGGGAGGTTCGTGATAGAAACAATCGATCTGAACCGGCTGATCAGGGAAATGACGCACATGCTGGAAGTTTCCATCACCAAGAAGGCCGTCCTCAACTTCAAACTTACCGACCCGCTGCCGACCATCGAGGCGGATGCCACGCAGTTGCACCAGATCATCATGAACCTGATCATCAACGCCTCCGAAGCCATCGACACGGAGAGCGGGGTCATCTCGATAGCTACCGGCAGCATGCAGTGCGACAGGAACTACTTGAACAGCATCTGGATGCACGAGCAGCTTGCCGAGGGGCTCTACGTCTGGCTTGAGATAACCGACACCGGTTGCGGAATGGACGCTGAAACGGTAGGGAAAATGTTCGATCCCTTCTTCACCACCAAGTTCACAGGCCGGGGACTCGGCATGGCCGCGGTGCTCGGCATCATCCGCGGCCACAAAGGGGCGATCACGGTCAAAAGCGAACCGGGCCGCGGCGCCGCCTTCAGGGTTTTCCTCCCTGCCGGCGGCAAGCCAAAGGACCCCGCAAACGGTGGAAATCGCGATGAGGCGGGTTGGAGAGGCAAGGGAACAGTGCTGCTCGTCGACGATGAACAGACGGTCCTCGATATAGGCGGCGAGATGCTGAAGGAACTGGGATTCGAGGTCGTGACGGCGATGGACGGCAGCGAGGCGCTGGAGCTCTTCAAACAGGACGTAGAGAGATTTTCCTTCATCATTCTCGACCTGACCATGCCGCGCCTGGACGGCGAGCAGACCTATCGGCAGATGAGACAGCTAAAGCCCGACGTCAAGGTGGTCATGTCCAGCGGCTACAACGAGCAGGAGATCAACCAGCGTCTAGGGGGGACGGGGCTCGCCGGTTTCCTGCAAAAACCTTACAACCTCTCCACGCTCAGAGACGTCATAAAGGAGATGAAGTGA
- a CDS encoding GNAT family N-acetyltransferase: MSLAIRKEAPADVAAIEAVTIAAFLNTPYTSHTEQFIVNALRKAGKLTVSLVAEEGGEIVGHVAVSPVSVSDRTTGWFGLGPISVLPEWQGRGIGSALMQEALRVLEEEGAAGCVLLGEPEYYGRFGFRAEPNLVLPDVPPEYFQALVFRPPLPCGTVSYDKAFNAQE; the protein is encoded by the coding sequence GTGAGCCTTGCCATCAGAAAAGAAGCTCCCGCCGATGTAGCCGCCATTGAGGCGGTCACCATTGCCGCCTTTCTAAACACCCCGTACACGAGCCACACCGAGCAGTTCATCGTCAACGCGCTACGCAAAGCCGGCAAACTCACCGTCTCTTTAGTCGCAGAAGAAGGCGGTGAAATCGTGGGTCATGTCGCCGTATCACCGGTCTCTGTTTCGGATCGGACAACCGGCTGGTTTGGCTTGGGACCTATTTCCGTTCTCCCGGAATGGCAGGGGCGCGGGATCGGTTCAGCTCTTATGCAGGAAGCTTTGAGGGTGCTTGAAGAGGAAGGAGCCGCAGGATGCGTGCTGCTCGGCGAGCCCGAATACTATGGACGCTTCGGCTTCCGTGCCGAGCCGAATCTGGTCCTCCCCGACGTCCCGCCGGAATACTTCCAGGCGCTCGTCTTCAGGCCGCCCCTCCCCTGCGGAACCGTTTCTTATGACAAAGCGTTCAACGCTCAGGAGTGA
- a CDS encoding type II toxin-antitoxin system MqsA family antitoxin, producing the protein MSNPVCPETGVPMYRDARPMTLTYKGESVTFDMPGWYCDESEESVHTGEDLEVSDRMLNHLKALYEGLLLPEEIRRIRKKLHLTQEAAGLLIGGGPRAFQKLGRSAFQSSDLALSVLTPPRKAA; encoded by the coding sequence ATGAGTAACCCTGTCTGTCCCGAAACAGGGGTGCCGATGTACCGGGACGCGCGCCCCATGACCCTCACCTATAAGGGGGAATCGGTGACCTTCGACATGCCGGGGTGGTACTGTGATGAGTCGGAGGAGAGTGTTCATACCGGGGAGGATTTGGAGGTTTCCGACCGCATGTTGAACCACCTCAAGGCCCTCTATGAGGGACTCCTTCTGCCGGAGGAAATCCGCCGCATCAGAAAGAAGCTGCATCTTACCCAGGAGGCCGCGGGGCTTTTGATCGGTGGAGGTCCCAGGGCCTTTCAGAAATTAGGGAGATCTGCTTTCCAGTCGAGCGATCTGGCACTATCGGTACTTACCCCCCCCAGAAAGGCTGCCTGA